From Coffea arabica cultivar ET-39 chromosome 2e, Coffea Arabica ET-39 HiFi, whole genome shotgun sequence, the proteins below share one genomic window:
- the LOC140036664 gene encoding triose phosphate/phosphate translocator, chloroplastic-like isoform X2 has product MWYLLNVIFNILNKKIYNYFPYPYFVSVIHLFVGVVYCLVSWGVGLPKRAPIDSNLLKLLIPVAICHGIGHIMSNVSFAAVAVSFTHTIKALEPFFNAAASQFVLGQQIPLTLWLSLAPVVLGVSMASLTELSFNWTGFISAMISNISFTYRSIYSKKAMTDMDSTNLYAYISIIALIFCIPPAIILEGPTLVKTGFSDAIAKVGLTKFISDLFWVGMFYHLYNQIATNTLERVAPLTHAVGNVLKRVFVIGFTILVFGNKISTQTGIGTVIAIAGVAIYSYIKAQMEEEKRKGKAA; this is encoded by the exons atgtG GTATCTCCTCAACGTGATATTCAATATTCTCAACAAGAAGATCTACAATTACTTCCCTTATCCTTA TTTCGTCTCGGTTATACATTTGTTTGTTGGGGTGGTGTACTGCTTGGTGAGCTGGGGCGTGGGACTTCCTAAGAGAGCT CCTATTGACTCGAACCTCCTGAAGCTCCTCATTCCTGTTGCTATTTGTCATGGAATAGGCCACATAATGAGCAATGTTTCATTTGCAGCAGTTGCTGTCTCCTTTACCCATACCATTAAAG CACTTGAGCCTTTCTTCAATGCTGCTGCTTCTCAGTTTGTACTTGGGCAACAGATACCCTTAACGCTGTGGCTGTCATTGGCTCCAGTTGTCCTTG GTGTGTCAATGGCATCACTGACTGAGCTGTCTTTCAACTGGACTGGGTTCATCAGTGCTATGATTTCTAACATTTCCTTCACCTACAGGAGCATATATTCGAAGAAAGCTATG ACTGATATGGACAGTACTAATTTGTATGCCTACATTTCCATCATTGCGCTTATTTTCTGCATACCACCAGCCATAATC CTTGAGGGGCCTACGCTGGTTAAGACTGGGTTTAGTGATGCAATTGCCAAAGTGGGACTGACAAAGTTCATCTCAGATCTCTTTTGGGTGGGAATGTTTTACCACCTATACAATCAG ATAGCAACAAACACCCTTGAGAGAGTGGCACCGCTCACTCATGCAGTTGGAAATGTGTTGAAACGTGTCTTTGTGATTGGTTTCACAATCTTGGTCTTTG GTAACAAGATTTCCACACAAACTGGTATTGGAACTGTAATTGCAATTGCTGGAGTTGCGATTTACTCCTACATTAAGGCCCAGATGGAAGAAGAGAAACGA AAAGGAAAAGCAGCTTGA
- the LOC140036664 gene encoding triose phosphate/phosphate translocator, chloroplastic-like isoform X1, whose amino-acid sequence MESRVLSGSTTIHGLPRLRRLTTTTTSPVAACFPTTRPTTGAVADGGNLVWGRQLRPGILFEASPATALSPVTKRETLLRPCRTAASSPAEGSDSGGEAKVGFLQKYPALVTGFFFFMWYLLNVIFNILNKKIYNYFPYPYFVSVIHLFVGVVYCLVSWGVGLPKRAPIDSNLLKLLIPVAICHGIGHIMSNVSFAAVAVSFTHTIKALEPFFNAAASQFVLGQQIPLTLWLSLAPVVLGVSMASLTELSFNWTGFISAMISNISFTYRSIYSKKAMTDMDSTNLYAYISIIALIFCIPPAIILEGPTLVKTGFSDAIAKVGLTKFISDLFWVGMFYHLYNQIATNTLERVAPLTHAVGNVLKRVFVIGFTILVFGNKISTQTGIGTVIAIAGVAIYSYIKAQMEEEKRKGKAA is encoded by the exons ATGGAGTCTCGCGTACTCTCCGGCTCCACCACAATTCACGGCCTTCCACGGCTGCGGAGGCTCACCACCACCACTACCTCCCCCGTCGCCGCCTGCTTCCCCACTACTCGACCCACCACCGGAGCCGTTGCAGATGGCGGGAACTTAGTTTGGGGAAGACAACTCCGCCCAGGTATTCTGTTCGAAGCTTCGCCGGCGACGGCACTATCTCCGGTGACAAAACGGGAGACTCTCCTCCGTCCTTGTCGCACTGCTGCTTCTTCTCCGGCCGAGGGCAGCGATTCCGGCGG GGAAGCTAAGGTGGGATTCTTGCAGAAATACCCGGCTCTTGTCACCggttttttcttcttcatgtG GTATCTCCTCAACGTGATATTCAATATTCTCAACAAGAAGATCTACAATTACTTCCCTTATCCTTA TTTCGTCTCGGTTATACATTTGTTTGTTGGGGTGGTGTACTGCTTGGTGAGCTGGGGCGTGGGACTTCCTAAGAGAGCT CCTATTGACTCGAACCTCCTGAAGCTCCTCATTCCTGTTGCTATTTGTCATGGAATAGGCCACATAATGAGCAATGTTTCATTTGCAGCAGTTGCTGTCTCCTTTACCCATACCATTAAAG CACTTGAGCCTTTCTTCAATGCTGCTGCTTCTCAGTTTGTACTTGGGCAACAGATACCCTTAACGCTGTGGCTGTCATTGGCTCCAGTTGTCCTTG GTGTGTCAATGGCATCACTGACTGAGCTGTCTTTCAACTGGACTGGGTTCATCAGTGCTATGATTTCTAACATTTCCTTCACCTACAGGAGCATATATTCGAAGAAAGCTATG ACTGATATGGACAGTACTAATTTGTATGCCTACATTTCCATCATTGCGCTTATTTTCTGCATACCACCAGCCATAATC CTTGAGGGGCCTACGCTGGTTAAGACTGGGTTTAGTGATGCAATTGCCAAAGTGGGACTGACAAAGTTCATCTCAGATCTCTTTTGGGTGGGAATGTTTTACCACCTATACAATCAG ATAGCAACAAACACCCTTGAGAGAGTGGCACCGCTCACTCATGCAGTTGGAAATGTGTTGAAACGTGTCTTTGTGATTGGTTTCACAATCTTGGTCTTTG GTAACAAGATTTCCACACAAACTGGTATTGGAACTGTAATTGCAATTGCTGGAGTTGCGATTTACTCCTACATTAAGGCCCAGATGGAAGAAGAGAAACGA AAAGGAAAAGCAGCTTGA
- the LOC113726075 gene encoding pentatricopeptide repeat-containing protein At5g46100 — protein sequence MGTKLMMKWPKQITASFVEQLIRAEKDLQKAIMIFDAATAEYSHGFKHDNSTFGIMISRLLSANHFKSAEEMLGRMKNEKCKISEDLFLSLFRAYGRVHKPLEVIRVFETMKEYDCEPTEKSYFTVFSILVDENQLKTALRFYKYMRKMSIPPTVASLNILIKALCKNIGTIDSALNIFLEMPKRGFTPDSYTYGTLINGFCQLGKISEAKELFDEMNASGCSPNVVTYSCLIRGLCQSKKMDEAMSLLVEMESKGIEPNLFTYGALMDGHCKSGQSSDAMKLLEMMISKRQAPNMVIYSTLIHGLCKEGKLGEALEIFDRMKLQGLKPDAGLYWKIINGFCDISKFLDAANFLDEMVLGGISPNRVTWSLHTKIHNTVVLGLCKIDLNRAFHMYLSMRSRGISVEAKTFGSLVDSFCTKKDLKKASRVLDEMVVDGCIPEEATWSAILTGFWDKKKVHEAAKLVQTQILGNL from the coding sequence ATGGGTACCAAGTTAATGATGAAATGGCCGAAGCAAATAACAGCATCCTTTGTTGAGCAGCTGATTCGAGCAGAAAAGGATTTACAGAAAGCAATAATGATATTTGATGCAGCAACAGCTGAGTACAGTCATGGATTTAAGCATGACAATAGTACTTTTGGCATCATGATTTCTAGATTACTCTCTGCTAACCACTTCAAGTCAGCAGAAGAAATGCTTGGTAGAATGAAGAATGAAAAGTGCAAGATTAGTGAAGATCTCTTCCTCAGCCTATTTCGAGCTTATGGTCGGGTGCACAAGCCTCTTGAGGTTATCAGGGTTTTTGAAACGATGAAGGAGTATGATTGTGAGCCAACTGAAAAGTCTTATTTTACAGTGTTCTCCATTCTTGTTGATGAGAACCAGTTAAAGACAGCTTTAAGATTTTATAAGTATATGAGGAAAATGAGTATTCCTCCTACTGTTGCTTCACTAAATATCCTGATTAAAGCCCTTTGCAAGAACATTGGAACAATTGACTCTGCACTTAACATTTTCCTTGAGATGCCCAAGCGTGGATTCACTCCAGATTCATACACATATGGTACTCTGATCAATGGGTTTTGTCAGCTGGGGAAGATCAGTGAAGCAAAAGAACTTTTTGATGAGATGAATGCAAGTGGCTGTTCACCGAATGTTGTCACTTATAGTTGTTTAATTCGAGGCCTATGCCAGTCAAAGAAGATGGATGAAGCCATGTCATTGCTTGTGGAGATGGAGAGTAAAGGAATTGAGCCTAATTTGTTCACTTACGGTGCTCTCATGGATGGTCATTGTAAATCTGGACAGTCTTCAGATGCCATGAAGCTCCTTGAGATGATGATTAGCAAACGCCAGGCACCTAACATGGTAATTTACAGTACCTTAATACATGGTCTCTGTAAGGAAGGTAAACTTGGTGAAGCTTTGGAGATTTTTGATCGGATGAAACTTCAGGGGTTGAAACCTGATGCGGGTTTGTATTGGAAAATTATTAATGGTTTTTGTGATATCAGCAAGTTCCTGGACGCAGCAAACTTTCTTGATGAAATGGTTCTTGGTGGAATCTCTCCTAATAGAGTAACTTGGAGCCTTCATACCAAAATTCATAACACAGTTGTCCTGGGCCTTTGCAAGATTGATTTAAATCGAGCTTTTCACATGTATCTAAGCATGCGCTCTAGAGGAATTTCGGTTGAGGCAAAAACCTTTGGGTCTCTTGTTGATTCTTTTTGCACGAAAAAGGACCTAAAGAAAGCTTCTCGAGTTCTTGATGAGATGGTGGTTGATGGATGCATACCTGAGGAAGCAACTTGGAGTGCTATATTAACTGGGTTTTGGGACAAAAAAAAGGTTCATGAAGCTGCTAAGTTGGTACAGACACAGATACTGGGAAACTTATAG
- the LOC140036665 gene encoding protein DMP6-like: MVEIKVENESSRDLAEERAPLLVPEVEKTLVQKAISQTFQSTAHLANLLPTGSVLAFQLLSPIFTNQGECDAVSRSLTAVLIALCGLSCFLFSFTDSFKDQKGNLCYGFATLHGLWVIDGSATIPPELAATYRLKFIDFMHAFMSILVFAAVALFNQNVVNCFYPMPSDEAKELLTAMPVGIGVICSMLFVAFPTKRHGIGFPLTAN; this comes from the coding sequence ATGGTTGAGATTAAGGTGGAAAATGAGTCATCTAGGGATCTCGCTGAAGAAAGGGCTCCCCTCCTGGTTCCAGAAGTAGAAAAGACCCTTGTACAGAAAGCTATAAgtcaaacatttcaaagtacagCCCATCTGGCAAATCTTTTACCAACTGGATCCGTTCTTGCTTTTCAGCTCCTATCACCCATCTTCACAAACCAAGGAGAATGTGATGCAGTGAGCCGATCCTTGACTGCTGTCCTCATAGCTCTCTGTGGGCTGTCATGTTTTCTTTTCAGCTTTACAGATAGCTTCAAGGACCAAAAGGGAAACTTATGCTACGGGTTTGCCACGCTTCACGGCTTGTGGGTTATTGATGGTTCAGCAACTATACCACCAGAACTTGCAGCTACCTACAGGCTCAAATTCATAGATTTCATGCATGCCTTTATGTCGATATTGGTTTTTGCAGCTGTTGCATTATTTAATCAAAATGTTGTCAACTGCTTCTATCCAATGCCATCAGATGAAGCCAAAGAACTCCTCACAGCCATGCCAGTTGGAATTGGAGTTATTTGCAGTATGTTATTTGTTGCATTTCCCACCAAGCGCCATGGAATTGGCTTCCCCCTCACTGCAAATTAA